A single region of the Patescibacteria group bacterium genome encodes:
- a CDS encoding immunoglobulin-like domain-containing protein produces the protein MKKNVSLFLIAAIVFMSVASISLPVKAAVASYPQTAACDALPGVMGDLNHDSLVNDFDTTVLNKMIIGSEASSACADFDEDGVITGADNIAMSNLIKGINDGSIIVPPEALTYSIFNPVYYPTCSSVLGDVNGDGITNYQDTDIIKEYILCQIPAPPCADPDGDGGITGNDAIITDNINNGHVDMYYPVITLSGTDPQSLEANTAYAEAGATAVNFRGDDISSSLIIDSSAVNSASLGSYAVTYNVTDSWGNPATQVTRTINVADTTLPIITLTGASPQTIAKGHAYAELGATAADNYDGDISTSIIIDATAVNVAVAGTYNVTYDVTDSSGNVAIQVIRKVNVVSPSTGGSGGGGSSADTTPPTDISILINNGDSATAEQTVNLALSAIGADYMMISNSQDFSGADWESYSNSKSWELAAGDGEKTVYAKFKDASENISEVTSDTITLGNGQIEEDNQGEQEVLGEKFIDEMQLQLNQILEDAHYIWPGDTNLLLSWMNLNQDLALEKTLAGKYLSLLTGLHIASVDLENFNLTALTNFITYGTKSTVILGAGERTGVLNSYKAAFNKLPKTETEWADAIKIANGRWPSEESASALANAKQIFAKVYLRQANMENANDNAAVTIMAYGLRPAARNLESEKAAIKTFKSIYSRNPKSAIDWDTVRAIAYSGATR, from the coding sequence ATGAAAAAAAACGTTAGTCTATTTTTAATTGCCGCCATAGTATTTATGAGCGTGGCTTCTATTTCATTGCCAGTTAAAGCAGCGGTAGCCAGCTATCCGCAGACAGCAGCGTGTGACGCGCTCCCGGGGGTAATGGGGGATTTAAATCATGACAGTTTAGTTAATGATTTTGACACTACTGTACTGAATAAGATGATAATTGGCAGTGAAGCCAGCTCTGCCTGCGCGGATTTTGACGAGGATGGAGTAATCACAGGCGCTGATAACATTGCTATGTCAAATTTAATAAAAGGCATTAATGATGGCAGTATAATCGTACCTCCGGAAGCCTTGACCTATAGTATTTTTAACCCTGTTTATTATCCAACCTGCTCAAGTGTGCTTGGCGATGTGAACGGCGATGGCATTACAAATTATCAGGACACTGATATAATCAAGGAATATATTTTGTGTCAGATTCCAGCCCCGCCTTGCGCAGACCCTGACGGAGACGGAGGTATAACAGGTAATGATGCAATTATTACAGATAATATTAACAATGGGCACGTTGATATGTATTATCCTGTAATCACATTGTCCGGAACAGATCCTCAAAGCCTTGAGGCAAATACTGCCTATGCTGAAGCAGGCGCAACTGCCGTAAATTTTAGAGGCGATGATATCAGCTCTTCTTTAATAATTGATTCTTCAGCTGTTAATTCAGCCAGCTTGGGCAGTTATGCTGTTACTTACAATGTAACTGATTCATGGGGGAATCCAGCGACTCAGGTTACTAGAACAATTAACGTTGCTGATACAACTTTGCCGATAATTACTTTGACTGGCGCAAGTCCTCAGACAATTGCCAAAGGCCATGCTTATGCAGAATTAGGCGCGACAGCCGCTGATAATTATGACGGTGATATAAGCACCTCAATTATAATTGATGCCACAGCTGTCAATGTGGCGGTTGCCGGAACTTATAACGTTACCTATGACGTTACCGACTCGTCTGGAAATGTCGCTATCCAAGTAATAAGAAAAGTAAATGTCGTTAGTCCGTCAACTGGCGGTTCAGGCGGCGGAGGCAGTTCTGCGGACACAACACCTCCTACGGACATCTCAATTTTAATTAATAATGGAGACAGCGCTACCGCTGAACAGACAGTTAACTTGGCCTTAAGCGCAATTGGCGCTGACTATATGATGATTTCTAATAGTCAGGATTTTTCCGGCGCTGACTGGGAATCTTACAGCAATTCAAAGTCGTGGGAGCTTGCTGCTGGCGACGGTGAAAAAACAGTTTATGCCAAATTTAAGGATGCGTCAGAAAATATTTCAGAAGTAACTTCAGACACGATAACCTTGGGCAACGGGCAAATAGAAGAAGATAATCAGGGCGAACAGGAAGTTTTGGGTGAAAAATTTATTGACGAAATGCAGCTGCAATTAAACCAAATATTAGAGGATGCTCATTACATCTGGCCTGGCGATACTAATTTGCTGTTAAGCTGGATGAATTTAAATCAGGATTTGGCGCTGGAAAAGACATTGGCTGGGAAATATCTTTCATTATTGACAGGTTTGCATATTGCCAGTGTTGATTTGGAGAATTTTAATCTGACTGCGCTGACAAATTTTATCACCTATGGCACCAAATCTACAGTGATCTTGGGAGCTGGCGAGCGAACAGGCGTTCTAAATTCATATAAAGCCGCTTTCAATAAGCTGCCTAAAACAGAAACTGAATGGGCAGATGCTATAAAAATCGCCAATGGCCGCTGGCCAAGTGAAGAATCTGCTTCAGCTTTAGCCAATGCCAAGCAAATTTTTGCTAAAGTTTATTTGAGGCAGGCTAACATGGAAAATGCCAATGATAATGCCGCAGTTACTATTATGGCTTATGGCTTAAGACCGGCAGCCAGGAACCTGGAAAGTGAAAAAGCAGCCATTAAAACATTTAAATCAATTTACTCCAGAAATCCTAAAAGCGCGATTGACTGGGATACTGTCCGGGCGATTGCATATTCTGGCGCAACACGATAA
- a CDS encoding cupredoxin family copper-binding protein, giving the protein MKKISILALLIGLVIILGGCNYAGQPYNTPAVNSPSPAINQNSNFPPATNLNKPVAVPPVVTPPPVNTPPVNVNKPKTSAIQIINFSFNPATLSIKVGDTVKWTNNEAVPHQIAGSGFGSSTLYNGETYSNTFSQAGIYDYYCSIHPSMTGEIIVTP; this is encoded by the coding sequence ATGAAAAAAATTTCAATTTTAGCCCTTTTGATCGGTCTGGTGATAATTTTGGGCGGCTGTAATTATGCTGGCCAGCCGTATAATACTCCAGCTGTAAATTCTCCTAGCCCAGCTATCAACCAAAATTCAAATTTTCCGCCAGCAACAAATTTAAATAAACCAGTTGCTGTTCCGCCAGTTGTAACACCACCACCCGTCAATACTCCGCCAGTTAATGTTAATAAGCCAAAAACATCAGCAATTCAGATTATAAATTTTTCTTTTAATCCCGCAACATTGTCAATTAAAGTTGGCGATACTGTCAAGTGGACTAATAATGAAGCTGTGCCGCATCAAATTGCAGGTTCAGGTTTTGGCAGTTCAACTTTATATAATGGCGAGACTTACAGTAATACGTTTAGCCAAGCTGGAATTTATGATTATTATTGTTCTATCCATCCTTCCATGACCGGGGAAATAATTGTCACCCCATAA
- a CDS encoding DUF2769 domain-containing protein, with protein MVQDSHENSEKCNCPNCPSHNDCMKEKKEVLYCARDKSACEVESNGCVCPACQVYKENSLDGMYYCKHGKAA; from the coding sequence ATGGTTCAAGATTCACATGAAAATTCAGAAAAATGCAATTGCCCAAATTGTCCCAGCCATAATGATTGCATGAAAGAAAAAAAGGAAGTTTTATATTGCGCCAGGGATAAAAGCGCTTGTGAAGTAGAATCAAATGGCTGTGTTTGCCCGGCTTGCCAGGTTTACAAAGAAAATAGTCTGGATGGCATGTATTATTGCAAGCACGGGAAAGCAGCATGA
- the pduL gene encoding phosphate propanoyltransferase, which produces MTKLPVEVSARHCHLSQKDLAKLFGNGYKLKVLKIISQPGQFAAKEEIKVQGLKGELKVRIVGPMRAETQIELAATDCYKLGIKPVLRVSGNIKNTPGAILIGPKGKIKINKGVIVAQRHLHLSPAEAKQLKLKNGNLTSVKIAGSRGLIFNNVIVRSGLSHKKSFQVDTDEGNACGWRTGMKGELKK; this is translated from the coding sequence ATGACCAAACTTCCAGTTGAAGTTTCAGCGCGGCATTGCCATTTGAGCCAGAAAGATTTGGCCAAGCTGTTTGGCAATGGTTATAAGCTTAAAGTTTTAAAAATTATTTCCCAGCCTGGCCAGTTTGCTGCTAAGGAAGAGATTAAAGTTCAGGGATTAAAAGGCGAGTTAAAAGTTAGGATTGTCGGGCCTATGCGAGCCGAGACCCAAATTGAATTGGCAGCGACTGATTGTTATAAATTAGGTATAAAACCGGTTTTGCGCGTTTCGGGCAATATTAAAAATACTCCAGGCGCAATTCTAATTGGGCCTAAGGGGAAAATTAAAATAAACAAAGGCGTGATTGTGGCGCAACGGCATTTGCACTTATCGCCAGCTGAAGCAAAACAATTGAAATTAAAAAATGGTAATTTAACATCAGTAAAAATTGCTGGATCGCGTGGCTTAATTTTTAATAATGTAATCGTACGTTCAGGTTTAAGCCACAAAAAATCTTTCCAGGTTGATACTGATGAGGGAAATGCGTGTGGTTGGAGAACGGGGATGAAAGGGGAACTTAAAAAATAA
- a CDS encoding MBL fold metallo-hydrolase, giving the protein MKDKIKKFAKVKILVVGYFKWLGLGRDKFKASSTVTLIQDNGKNILVDTGNHEVEKKLISALKKQGLEPTDIDYVILTHHHPDHTANKHLFRQAIITDWLTSYKKDKFIVDFDIINKGKNIITPNVYIKSTPGHAMDEGSVIVQTEEGTVAIAGDLFFNDQAERNIFVHDLKDFKRSRKEILALADFIIPGHGGMFNVKK; this is encoded by the coding sequence ATGAAAGATAAAATAAAAAAATTTGCGAAAGTTAAAATTCTAGTAGTCGGCTATTTTAAATGGCTTGGTTTGGGGCGCGATAAATTTAAAGCCAGTTCAACTGTTACTTTAATCCAGGATAATGGCAAAAATATCCTGGTTGATACAGGCAATCATGAGGTTGAAAAGAAATTAATTTCTGCTTTAAAAAAACAAGGCCTGGAGCCCACTGATATTGATTATGTGATTTTGACCCATCATCATCCTGATCATACGGCGAATAAGCATTTATTTAGGCAGGCGATTATTACAGACTGGCTGACAAGTTATAAAAAAGACAAATTTATTGTTGACTTTGATATTATAAACAAAGGCAAAAATATTATTACGCCCAATGTTTATATCAAAAGCACGCCAGGCCATGCCATGGATGAAGGGAGCGTGATAGTGCAGACTGAAGAGGGAACCGTCGCAATTGCGGGCGACTTATTTTTTAATGACCAGGCAGAAAGAAATATTTTTGTGCACGACTTGAAAGATTTTAAACGAAGCAGAAAGGAAATTTTGGCCTTAGCGGATTTTATTATCCCAGGTCATGGGGGGATGTTTAATGTGAAAAAATAA
- a CDS encoding acetate/propionate family kinase → MEKKYILVINAGSATLKFKIFNFGDLKLVREGIVERIGLMNSFIQIGGLKEIYEVENHDQAFKLMVSKITDLKDKIVLIGHRVVHGGEEFTEPILITKKIFKRLSAYNKLAPLHNPVNLSCLSASMKYLKDVPDAAVFDTGFYRTLPKFAYIYALPLKFYKKYKIRRYGFHGISHQYVAQAAAVKFKKPLSQLNLITCHLGSGCSITAIKNGQAVDTSMGFTPLEGLAMSTRSGSIDPAIPLYLIRRLKMSEDEVNDLLNKRAGLFGLTGYMDMREILVKAGYKVQGFEAKGKVSKKEKEICQLTIDIFTYNIKKYIGAYAGILPKVDALIFTGGIGERSAIIRNIILKDFPDLKVIVMPTDEELMIARLTKNLI, encoded by the coding sequence ATGGAGAAGAAATACATTTTAGTCATAAATGCGGGGAGTGCGACTTTAAAATTTAAAATTTTTAATTTTGGAGATTTAAAATTGGTTAGAGAGGGGATAGTTGAAAGGATTGGCTTGATGAATTCCTTTATTCAAATCGGCGGGCTCAAAGAAATTTACGAGGTGGAAAATCACGACCAGGCTTTTAAACTAATGGTTTCTAAAATTACTGATTTAAAGGATAAAATTGTGCTAATAGGACATCGCGTTGTCCATGGCGGCGAGGAATTTACTGAGCCCATCTTAATTACAAAAAAGATTTTTAAAAGATTAAGCGCATATAATAAATTAGCGCCCTTGCACAATCCTGTAAATCTAAGCTGTCTTAGCGCCAGCATGAAATACTTAAAAGATGTGCCAGATGCGGCTGTTTTTGATACTGGCTTTTATCGCACTTTGCCAAAATTTGCTTATATTTACGCCTTGCCTTTAAAATTTTATAAAAAATATAAAATCAGGCGTTATGGCTTTCATGGCATTTCTCATCAATATGTGGCCCAGGCAGCGGCGGTCAAATTTAAAAAGCCTTTAAGCCAATTAAATTTAATTACCTGCCATTTGGGTTCTGGTTGCAGCATTACGGCCATTAAAAATGGCCAGGCAGTTGACACGTCTATGGGCTTTACTCCCTTGGAAGGATTAGCCATGTCCACCAGAAGCGGCAGCATTGATCCTGCCATTCCTTTATATTTAATCCGCCGTTTAAAAATGAGCGAGGATGAAGTTAATGATTTATTAAATAAACGCGCCGGCTTGTTTGGCTTAACAGGTTATATGGATATGCGCGAAATTTTGGTTAAAGCCGGTTATAAAGTCCAAGGTTTTGAAGCTAAAGGCAAAGTCAGCAAGAAAGAAAAAGAAATTTGCCAGTTGACAATAGACATTTTTACCTATAATATTAAAAAATATATAGGCGCTTACGCTGGCATTTTGCCAAAGGTAGATGCTTTGATTTTTACTGGCGGAATAGGCGAAAGAAGCGCTATCATCCGCAATATAATCTTAAAAGATTTTCCAGACCTGAAAGTAATTGTCATGCCGACGGATGAAGAGCTTATGATCGCAAGATTAACTAAAAATTTGATTTAA
- the murJ gene encoding murein biosynthesis integral membrane protein MurJ produces the protein MFKRLLNGESKTITSAAIIIGAASLASSFLGMFRDRILAGAFGAGDVLDTYYAAFRVPDLIYNLLVLGALSAGFIPIFTQLLQGEKPAEDKAWKFTNEVLNILLTSLFVLGIIFWLLAPLIMPLITPGFSAEKMSATVGLTRIMFLSPLLLGLSSIFGSILQSFKRFLVYSLAPIFYNLGIIIGALFFVKWWGVYGLAYGVVLGAFLHMLVQIPSCKYLGWHYELIWQWPSQGLKKLGKIMIPRTLTLAINQINLLVVTIIASTLAVGSLAVFNLANNLQLFPLGIFGISFAIAAFPTLSALALKDDKKEFIHSFSNTTRQILFFIIPSTALLIILRAQIVRVILGSGNFSWENTVLTINTLAMFTISLFAQALIPLLIRSFYAIHNALTPFLIGLLSAAANLVLSIYLSRPFDLLGYHFDLNVAGLALAFSLSSILNLILLWLALRFKTESLDEKNISWSALKIVIATLVMAAVVQFMKFGIEPYFGTQTFIGIFLQGLISGLVGIGIFIVASLALKSQEMITFATSLRRKIFKEKEFYPKESMDESVDVK, from the coding sequence ATGTTCAAACGTTTATTAAATGGCGAGTCGAAGACCATAACCTCCGCTGCGATTATTATTGGGGCTGCTTCACTGGCAAGCAGCTTTTTAGGTATGTTCAGGGACAGGATTTTGGCTGGAGCGTTTGGCGCCGGTGATGTTTTAGATACGTACTATGCCGCTTTTCGCGTGCCGGATTTAATTTACAATCTTTTGGTTTTGGGCGCGCTTTCAGCTGGCTTTATTCCAATCTTTACCCAGTTATTGCAAGGTGAGAAACCAGCTGAGGACAAAGCCTGGAAATTTACCAATGAGGTTCTAAATATTTTACTTACTAGTTTATTTGTATTGGGCATAATTTTTTGGCTGCTTGCTCCTTTAATTATGCCTTTGATCACTCCGGGTTTTTCAGCTGAGAAAATGTCAGCAACGGTTGGCTTGACCAGGATAATGTTTTTGAGTCCGCTCCTCTTGGGTTTAAGCAGTATTTTTGGCAGTATTTTGCAATCATTTAAAAGATTTTTAGTTTATTCTCTAGCGCCAATTTTTTATAACCTCGGCATTATTATCGGCGCTTTATTTTTTGTAAAGTGGTGGGGAGTTTATGGTCTGGCTTATGGCGTTGTCTTGGGCGCATTTTTACATATGTTGGTGCAAATTCCTTCATGCAAATATTTAGGCTGGCATTACGAGCTGATTTGGCAGTGGCCCAGCCAGGGTTTGAAAAAGTTAGGCAAAATTATGATTCCCAGGACTTTGACCCTGGCCATTAACCAGATTAATTTGTTAGTTGTGACTATTATTGCTTCAACTTTGGCAGTTGGTTCTTTGGCTGTTTTTAATTTAGCTAATAATCTGCAATTATTTCCTTTAGGAATATTTGGCATTTCTTTTGCCATTGCTGCTTTTCCGACTCTATCTGCTTTGGCTTTGAAAGATGATAAAAAAGAATTTATCCATAGTTTTTCCAATACCACCCGCCAGATATTATTTTTTATAATTCCTTCAACTGCTTTATTGATAATTTTACGCGCCCAGATTGTGCGTGTGATTTTAGGTTCAGGCAATTTTTCCTGGGAAAATACTGTTTTGACCATCAATACTTTGGCCATGTTCACTATTAGTTTGTTTGCCCAGGCTCTAATCCCTTTATTAATTCGCAGTTTTTATGCCATTCATAATGCTTTAACACCATTTTTGATTGGACTTTTGTCAGCAGCGGCCAATCTTGTTTTAAGTATTTATTTAAGTCGGCCTTTTGATCTTTTGGGTTATCATTTTGATTTAAACGTGGCTGGACTGGCTTTAGCTTTTTCTTTATCAAGCATTTTGAATCTAATTTTGCTCTGGCTGGCTCTGCGCTTTAAAACTGAAAGTTTGGATGAAAAAAATATCAGCTGGTCAGCGCTTAAAATCGTCATTGCTACTTTGGTTATGGCAGCAGTTGTGCAATTTATGAAATTTGGTATTGAACCTTATTTTGGCACCCAGACATTTATTGGCATATTTTTGCAAGGCTTGATTTCCGGACTGGTCGGGATTGGCATTTTTATTGTAGCCAGCTTAGCTTTGAAATCCCAAGAAATGATCACCTTTGCTACTTCTTTAAGGCGTAAAATATTTAAAGAAAAAGAATTTTATCCAAAGGAAAGTATGGATGAGAGTGTTGATGTAAAGTGA
- a CDS encoding adenylyltransferase/cytidyltransferase family protein has product MIIKFGELENAMPNNNKITSKNIKQEKHFNIATWGTFDNLHEGHLEFLNAAKLLGNKLFVIIVPDEAVMENKGHLPLQDENLRKSNLEKLGFIDKVFIDSFDKQLESLKQINPDIFCLGHDQDTVWEARLKKCF; this is encoded by the coding sequence ATGATCATTAAATTTGGGGAATTGGAAAATGCTATGCCAAATAACAACAAGATTACATCTAAAAATATAAAGCAAGAAAAACATTTTAATATTGCGACTTGGGGCACATTTGATAATTTACATGAAGGACATTTGGAATTTCTAAATGCCGCTAAATTATTAGGAAATAAACTTTTTGTTATTATTGTCCCAGATGAGGCAGTTATGGAAAATAAGGGTCATTTGCCCTTGCAGGATGAAAATTTAAGAAAAAGCAATCTTGAAAAACTTGGGTTTATAGATAAGGTATTTATAGATTCTTTTGATAAACAGCTTGAGTCATTAAAACAAATTAATCCTGACATATTTTGTTTGGGTCATGATCAAGACACTGTTTGGGAAGCCAGGCTAAAAAAATGTTTTTAA
- a CDS encoding GTP-binding protein, giving the protein MTQNNIRNFCIIAHIDHGKSTLADRFLELTGTVEKRNMKAQILDSMELEREKGITIKLTPVQMIYAPEIPNPKFQIPNKSQISNPPPSLELRRAGKSQNEYILNLIDTPGHVDFTYEVSRSLACVEGAILLVDATQGIQAQTIANLYLALEQNLQIIPVINKIDLPNAEVEKTKLEIISLLGCKEEEILLCSAKTGVGVKEILDEVIAKVPGPIVQKDLPFRGVIFDSFYDEFKGVIVYVRVFDGELKKGMKTYFIANQVETECLDVGILKPQMKSQDFLSAGQIGYIVTGLKEVEKCRVGDTITLQGAKVEALPGYKEVRPMVFAGIFCKEGSEFNHLREAVNKLKLNDAALTFEPEHSSALGFGFRCGFLGLLHLEIFQERLKREFNLDLIVTVPSVAYKVTLKSKGLKKELEAKLKSKEFSGYGDLLEDQVIIKSPVDLPDPNYIEKIEEPMIKTDIVTPKAFLGAIMQLAVEKRAEYSNTEYLIAQSEIDSRVILHYKMPLASILTDFYDKLKSVSSGYASLNYEFVGYQQADVARLDILVAEEPVEALATITYKDEAQRVGRQIVQTLKESLPKQWFVVKLQAAIGGKILAGERLAALRKDVTAGLYGGDITRKMKVLKKQKKGKKKMAEIGAGKVDIPTETFLKILKR; this is encoded by the coding sequence ATGACCCAAAATAACATCCGTAATTTTTGCATTATAGCGCATATAGATCATGGTAAGTCCACGCTGGCTGACCGGTTTTTGGAATTGACTGGCACAGTGGAAAAACGCAATATGAAAGCGCAAATTTTGGATTCAATGGAATTGGAAAGGGAAAAAGGGATTACAATAAAATTAACGCCAGTGCAGATGATTTACGCTCCCGAAATCCCAAATCCCAAATTCCAAATTCCAAATAAATCCCAAATCTCAAATCCCCCGCCTTCGCTTGAGCTCCGGCGGGCAGGCAAATCTCAAAACGAATATATTTTAAATCTGATTGATACCCCTGGTCATGTTGATTTTACTTATGAGGTTTCGCGTTCGCTTGCTTGCGTGGAAGGCGCGATTCTTTTGGTTGACGCAACCCAAGGCATTCAGGCTCAGACCATTGCTAATCTATATTTAGCGTTAGAACAAAATTTACAAATTATTCCGGTCATAAATAAAATTGACTTGCCTAATGCTGAAGTGGAAAAAACAAAATTGGAAATTATAAGTTTGCTAGGCTGTAAAGAAGAAGAAATTTTATTATGTTCAGCTAAAACTGGCGTAGGTGTAAAGGAAATTTTAGATGAAGTGATTGCCAAGGTGCCTGGACCAATTGTGCAAAAAGATTTGCCATTTAGGGGCGTGATTTTTGATTCTTTTTACGATGAATTTAAAGGCGTAATTGTTTATGTGCGTGTTTTTGACGGAGAGCTAAAAAAAGGAATGAAGACATATTTTATTGCCAATCAAGTGGAGACTGAATGTTTAGATGTGGGAATTTTAAAACCCCAGATGAAATCACAAGATTTTTTAAGCGCTGGACAGATCGGCTATATTGTCACAGGCTTAAAAGAAGTAGAAAAATGCAGAGTGGGCGATACTATTACTTTGCAAGGCGCAAAAGTTGAGGCACTGCCTGGCTATAAAGAAGTTAGACCTATGGTTTTTGCCGGGATTTTTTGCAAAGAAGGCAGTGAGTTTAATCATTTGCGCGAGGCTGTTAATAAATTAAAATTAAATGACGCGGCTTTAACTTTTGAGCCAGAACATTCTTCTGCTTTGGGCTTTGGCTTTCGCTGCGGGTTTTTAGGCCTGCTTCATCTGGAAATTTTTCAGGAAAGATTAAAAAGAGAGTTTAATTTAGATTTAATTGTGACAGTGCCGTCAGTAGCCTATAAAGTAACTTTAAAATCCAAGGGCTTGAAAAAAGAATTAGAAGCCAAATTAAAAAGCAAAGAATTTTCCGGTTACGGTGATTTGCTTGAAGATCAGGTGATTATCAAAAGCCCGGTTGATTTGCCAGATCCTAATTATATTGAAAAAATTGAAGAGCCGATGATAAAAACTGATATTGTTACGCCCAAAGCTTTTCTGGGGGCAATTATGCAGCTGGCCGTGGAAAAAAGAGCTGAATATTCTAATACTGAATATTTGATAGCCCAAAGCGAAATTGATTCACGGGTAATTTTGCATTACAAAATGCCCTTGGCCTCAATTTTAACTGATTTTTATGATAAGCTTAAAAGTGTAAGTTCGGGCTATGCTTCTTTAAATTATGAATTTGTCGGTTATCAGCAGGCAGATGTAGCCCGTTTAGACATCTTGGTGGCTGAAGAGCCAGTTGAAGCTTTAGCTACCATTACTTACAAAGATGAAGCGCAGCGTGTCGGCCGGCAGATTGTGCAGACTCTGAAAGAAAGTTTGCCCAAGCAATGGTTTGTCGTTAAATTGCAGGCTGCAATTGGCGGCAAGATTTTAGCCGGCGAAAGATTGGCAGCTTTGCGCAAAGATGTAACAGCTGGATTATATGGCGGTGATATTACGCGCAAAATGAAGGTTTTGAAAAAACAGAAAAAAGGCAAAAAGAAAATGGCTGAAATCGGGGCTGGCAAGGTGGATATTCCCACGGAAACATTTTTGAAGATTTTAAAACGGTAA